One window of the Thermodesulfomicrobium sp. WS genome contains the following:
- a CDS encoding flagellin, whose translation MALVINNNLMAMNAARNLSTSYGALATSTRRLSSGLRITTAADDAAGLAIRELMRADIASLKQGIRNANDAISLIQTADGALQVIDEKLIRMKELAEQAATGTYTSDQRLIIDSEYQAMASEITRIANATNFNGIYLLNGDLSASTPHVVDWASAHVGSGLNSTGPLKVHFGTGNSSAEDYYYIAIQTATASALGVGNAADVNRDNGSGIAGAGYSISTQQAAQQALAALNRAIVSKDNIRANLGALQNRLQNTITNLQIQAENLQAAESRISDVDVATEMTQFVRNQILTQSAVAMLSQANSLPQMALQLIGG comes from the coding sequence ATGGCACTCGTCATCAACAACAATCTCATGGCAATGAACGCGGCGCGGAACCTCAGCACATCCTACGGAGCGTTGGCCACCTCCACCCGCCGCCTGTCCTCGGGCCTGCGTATCACCACTGCAGCGGACGATGCTGCCGGGCTCGCTATTCGAGAACTCATGCGTGCGGACATCGCCTCCCTCAAGCAGGGCATCCGCAACGCCAACGACGCCATCTCCCTTATCCAGACCGCCGACGGCGCCCTTCAGGTCATCGATGAAAAGCTCATCCGTATGAAGGAGCTGGCCGAACAGGCGGCCACCGGCACCTATACCTCGGACCAGCGGCTCATCATCGACTCCGAGTACCAGGCCATGGCCTCGGAAATCACCCGAATCGCCAACGCCACCAACTTCAACGGCATCTATCTCTTGAATGGAGATCTCTCGGCCTCTACCCCGCATGTGGTGGATTGGGCCAGCGCCCACGTTGGCTCGGGTCTCAACTCCACTGGCCCGCTCAAGGTCCACTTCGGCACGGGCAACAGCTCCGCCGAGGACTACTACTACATCGCCATCCAGACGGCTACGGCCTCGGCCCTGGGAGTGGGCAACGCGGCAGACGTCAACCGCGATAACGGTTCCGGAATTGCCGGCGCGGGCTACAGCATCTCCACCCAGCAGGCGGCGCAACAGGCCCTGGCGGCCCTCAACCGGGCCATCGTTTCCAAGGATAACATCCGCGCCAACCTGGGCGCCCTCCAGAACCGCTTGCAGAACACCATCACCAATCTGCAAATCCAGGCGGAGAACCTGCAAGCGGCCGAGTCCCGCATCTCCGACGTGGACGTGGCCACGGAAATGACCCAATTCGTACGCAACCAGATCCTCACCCAGTCGGCAGTGGCCATGCTCTCCCAGGCCAACAGCCTGCCGCAGATGGCCCTGCAGCTCATCGGCGGATAG
- the tsaB gene encoding tRNA (adenosine(37)-N6)-threonylcarbamoyltransferase complex dimerization subunit type 1 TsaB translates to MTSSAISPDPSAPLLVLCGAESLLHIVLGHGDDVLHAEAIHCPGASVTVLAPAIARILAAHRIAATDLDGVAAVCGPGSFTGLRITLATVAGLGMGAQIPMAGLELHRLLAAQVPCPGRLWVATYARAHMVYAQLFEHGQPTRPVRPLSHQEFRAHVEAQPGLAVGSGIRRLELPDTVTALPTRFDTPWPGTLMAAAAKAAFHRHPPAPRYLRPSDAEENLPAIAQARGISETEARRHIPEFVDLPPLS, encoded by the coding sequence ATGACATCCTCCGCCATATCCCCTGACCCCAGCGCCCCGCTGCTCGTCCTGTGCGGCGCCGAAAGCCTGCTCCACATCGTCCTCGGCCATGGGGATGATGTGCTCCACGCCGAGGCCATCCACTGCCCCGGCGCCTCGGTGACCGTGCTGGCGCCGGCCATCGCACGCATCCTTGCAGCGCACCGAATCGCGGCCACGGACCTTGACGGCGTGGCGGCCGTATGCGGCCCGGGGTCCTTCACCGGGCTGCGCATCACCCTGGCCACCGTGGCAGGACTGGGCATGGGCGCCCAAATCCCCATGGCGGGGCTGGAGCTGCACCGCCTGCTTGCCGCCCAGGTCCCCTGCCCAGGACGGCTGTGGGTGGCCACCTATGCCCGCGCCCACATGGTCTACGCGCAGCTCTTCGAGCATGGCCAGCCCACCCGCCCCGTCCGGCCCCTCTCCCATCAGGAGTTTCGCGCCCACGTGGAGGCCCAGCCGGGACTTGCCGTAGGCAGCGGCATCCGCCGCCTGGAGCTCCCAGATACCGTCACCGCCCTGCCCACGCGCTTCGACACCCCCTGGCCCGGGACCCTCATGGCCGCCGCCGCCAAGGCCGCCTTCCATCGCCATCCGCCAGCGCCCCGCTATCTGCGCCCAAGCGACGCCGAAGAAAACCTCCCCGCCATCGCCCAGGCCCGCGGCATCTCGGAAACCGAGGCCCGGCGCCACATCCCCGAGTTCGTGGACCTTCCTCCCCTGTCCTGA
- the rseP gene encoding RIP metalloprotease RseP: protein MTSILAVIVVLGGLIFFHELGHFLMARALGIGVHVFSLGFGPKLLSWRPGATEYRLSLIPLGGYVQLAGEKENADDATPRENQFAQRPPWQRMLVVLAGPLSNFFLAWLIFWGLLATQGMEELLPVIGKVTAESPAAAAGLAPQDRILAIDGKTIRTWDDLVTAIEASDGRALTLSIRRQEILLEVRATPQVQEKRTIFGEMRRAPMLGIAPAGATERRMLSVPEAAWEGLRHIGQVTSLMLQGIIKLIERVIPWSDVGGVILITELIHREAQSGLVQLLALTALISVNLGVLNLLPIPVLDGGHILFYLLETIAGRPLPAKVQEVALRIGMALLITLMILATVNDILRHIP, encoded by the coding sequence ATGACGAGCATCCTCGCCGTGATCGTCGTCCTTGGCGGCCTCATCTTTTTCCATGAATTGGGGCACTTTCTCATGGCCCGGGCGCTGGGTATCGGCGTGCACGTCTTCTCCCTGGGCTTTGGGCCGAAGCTCCTCTCCTGGAGACCAGGCGCCACCGAGTATCGCCTGAGCCTCATCCCGCTTGGCGGCTACGTGCAGCTCGCAGGAGAAAAAGAAAACGCCGACGATGCTACGCCCAGAGAAAACCAATTTGCCCAGCGCCCGCCCTGGCAGCGCATGCTCGTGGTGCTGGCAGGCCCGCTCAGCAATTTCTTCCTTGCTTGGCTCATCTTTTGGGGGCTCCTGGCCACCCAAGGCATGGAAGAACTGCTGCCGGTCATCGGCAAGGTCACTGCCGAGAGCCCTGCGGCGGCGGCAGGGCTTGCCCCCCAAGACCGCATCCTCGCCATCGACGGCAAAACCATCCGTACCTGGGACGACCTGGTCACCGCCATCGAAGCCAGTGACGGCCGCGCCCTGACGCTCTCCATAAGGCGCCAGGAAATCCTCCTGGAAGTACGCGCCACCCCACAGGTGCAGGAAAAACGCACCATATTTGGCGAAATGCGCCGCGCCCCCATGCTCGGCATCGCCCCGGCCGGGGCCACCGAGCGCCGCATGCTCTCCGTGCCCGAGGCGGCCTGGGAAGGGCTGCGGCATATCGGCCAGGTCACCAGCCTCATGCTCCAGGGCATCATCAAGCTCATCGAGCGGGTGATCCCGTGGAGCGACGTGGGCGGGGTGATCCTCATCACCGAGCTCATCCACCGCGAAGCCCAAAGCGGCCTCGTGCAGCTTTTGGCGCTCACGGCGCTCATCAGCGTCAACCTGGGCGTGCTCAACCTGCTGCCCATCCCGGTGCTGGACGGCGGACATATCCTCTTCTACCTGCTGGAAACCATCGCCGGCCGGCCGCTTCCGGCCAAGGTGCAGGAGGTCGCCCTGCGCATCGGCATGGCGCTGCTCATCACCCTCATGATTCTGGCAACCGTCAATGACATCCTCCGCCATATCCCCTGA
- the dxr gene encoding 1-deoxy-D-xylulose-5-phosphate reductoisomerase, which translates to MEYISPLSHRFLQSADPRRLVILGSTGSIGASTLAVVRRHREQFQILALAGARNLTRLAEQATEFRPPFLGILRAEDSAPLRALLPEDYHPHLVFGPEGYVQLARLPEATHVVAAQVGAAGLLPALAAAQSGKVLALATKEALVLAGHLFRQACHASGAVLLPVDSEHNAIFQAVQGHGLTQVRRLILTASGGPFRTASAAELAAVTPEAALRHPNWSMGPKITVDSATLMNKGLEFLEAMALFGAQPEEIAVLVHPQSVVHSLVEMIDGSLLAQLGPASMEVPIAHCLGYPERLAQNLPVDLTAKPLTFEAPDLERFPCLRLAMEAARHGPSARIALNAAAEVAVEAFLARRIPFLAIPRLIAATMETTEAQPAATVEDILHQDQLARAKAARILETLA; encoded by the coding sequence ATGGAGTACATTTCCCCCCTTTCCCACCGCTTTCTCCAGAGCGCCGATCCCCGCAGGCTGGTGATCCTCGGGTCCACCGGCTCCATTGGCGCCAGTACCTTGGCGGTAGTGCGCCGCCACCGAGAACAATTCCAAATCTTGGCCTTGGCCGGGGCCCGCAATCTGACGCGCTTGGCCGAACAGGCCACGGAGTTCCGGCCGCCGTTTTTGGGGATCTTGCGCGCCGAAGATAGCGCGCCACTTCGAGCGCTGCTCCCTGAAGACTACCACCCGCATCTGGTCTTCGGCCCTGAAGGCTACGTCCAATTGGCGCGATTGCCCGAGGCCACCCACGTAGTAGCCGCCCAAGTGGGCGCCGCCGGGCTCCTTCCCGCCCTGGCCGCGGCCCAAAGCGGCAAGGTCCTCGCTTTGGCCACCAAAGAGGCCTTGGTGCTGGCAGGGCACCTCTTCCGCCAGGCGTGCCACGCAAGCGGGGCCGTGCTGCTCCCTGTGGATTCGGAGCACAACGCCATCTTCCAGGCCGTGCAGGGCCACGGGCTCACGCAGGTGCGCCGACTCATCCTCACGGCTTCGGGCGGACCATTTCGCACCGCCTCTGCCGCCGAGCTGGCCGCGGTCACCCCTGAGGCGGCGCTGCGCCACCCCAATTGGAGCATGGGGCCCAAAATTACCGTGGATAGCGCCACCCTCATGAACAAGGGGCTGGAATTCCTGGAGGCCATGGCCCTTTTTGGGGCACAACCGGAAGAGATCGCCGTCCTCGTGCACCCCCAATCCGTGGTGCACTCCCTGGTGGAGATGATCGACGGCTCGCTGCTTGCCCAATTGGGCCCGGCCTCCATGGAAGTCCCCATTGCCCATTGCCTGGGCTACCCTGAACGGTTGGCGCAAAACCTCCCCGTGGACCTCACCGCCAAGCCGCTGACCTTCGAAGCGCCGGACTTGGAACGTTTCCCTTGTTTGCGCCTGGCCATGGAGGCCGCACGCCATGGTCCCAGCGCCCGCATCGCCCTCAACGCCGCCGCGGAAGTGGCGGTGGAGGCCTTCTTGGCCCGCCGCATCCCCTTCCTTGCCATCCCGCGCCTCATCGCCGCCACCATGGAAACCACCGAAGCGCAGCCTGCGGCCACGGTGGAAGACATCCTCCACCAGGACCAGCTCGCCCGGGCCAAGGCCGCCCGCATCCTGGAGACCCTTGCATGA
- a CDS encoding phosphatidate cytidylyltransferase: MTPAHRQRILTALVLIPLLAAAVVAGGTPLRLAVSLVAALALGEYLAMFWDLRKRRLALGLTLGAGIGLLWLPASWPEGATAPLLTLAAGTTFVLRSGKDASQAAHDVLVALSALLYVPVLLRPGLELPSLDLGFILLGTISTDTAAFYVGSHLGGPKLWPRVSPKKTWSGSLGGLAACMAVCTAYAVWIGGADPGRAALMAAVVSLAAQGGDLMESAIKRWRNIKDSGNMLPGHGGILDRIDSLLTALPVYALLAHFLPLWT, translated from the coding sequence ATGACCCCAGCGCACCGCCAACGAATCCTCACGGCCCTCGTCCTCATCCCCCTGCTTGCTGCGGCGGTGGTGGCCGGAGGCACGCCCCTGCGCCTGGCGGTCAGCCTCGTGGCGGCCCTGGCCCTGGGAGAATACCTGGCCATGTTTTGGGACCTGCGAAAACGGCGGCTGGCCCTTGGCCTGACCCTTGGCGCAGGGATCGGCCTCTTGTGGCTGCCCGCCTCCTGGCCGGAAGGAGCCACCGCGCCGCTGCTCACCCTCGCCGCAGGCACGACATTTGTGCTCCGCAGCGGCAAAGACGCCTCCCAAGCCGCCCACGACGTCCTTGTTGCCCTCAGCGCCCTGCTCTACGTGCCCGTGCTCCTGCGCCCAGGGCTCGAGCTTCCCTCCCTGGACCTCGGCTTCATCCTCCTTGGCACCATATCCACGGATACTGCGGCCTTCTACGTGGGCTCCCACCTGGGCGGCCCCAAACTCTGGCCCCGGGTGAGCCCCAAAAAGACCTGGTCCGGCAGCCTCGGCGGGCTTGCGGCCTGCATGGCGGTCTGCACGGCCTACGCCGTATGGATAGGCGGGGCGGATCCTGGCCGTGCGGCCCTCATGGCCGCGGTGGTGAGCCTTGCCGCCCAAGGGGGCGATCTTATGGAATCGGCCATCAAGCGCTGGAGAAACATCAAGGATTCCGGGAATATGCTTCCAGGACACGGGGGGATTTTGGATCGCATCGACAGCCTTTTGACCGCGCTCCCCGTCTATGCGCTCCTGGCCCATTTCTTGCCCTTGTGGACATAG
- the uppS gene encoding polyprenyl diphosphate synthase — protein MPILSHLAIIMDGNGRWAQARGLARSAGHRAGTLAAREIVRETRRLEIPNLTLYTFSRENWRRPPQEVTFLFELLREFLSQELPELERTGIRLRVLGELDGIPSPTRQVLQHALRRTAHGSAMTLALALNYSGRLEIVRACQQLAQQKAPITEASLAAHLCTADMPDPDLIIRTGGELRLSNFLLFQSAYSELYFTDTPWPEFTPEHLHRALEDFRRRQRRFGAAVEEA, from the coding sequence ATGCCCATCCTTTCGCATCTGGCCATTATCATGGATGGCAACGGCCGCTGGGCCCAGGCCCGAGGCCTTGCCCGCAGCGCAGGGCACCGGGCCGGCACCCTGGCGGCGCGGGAAATCGTGCGCGAGACCCGTCGGCTCGAGATCCCCAACCTCACCCTGTACACCTTTTCGCGGGAAAACTGGCGCCGGCCTCCCCAGGAGGTCACCTTCCTGTTCGAGCTGCTGCGCGAATTCCTTTCCCAGGAACTGCCGGAGCTGGAACGCACCGGGATCCGGCTGCGGGTGCTGGGCGAACTGGACGGCATCCCCTCCCCCACCCGGCAGGTGCTCCAGCACGCCCTGCGCCGCACCGCCCACGGCTCCGCCATGACCCTGGCGCTGGCGCTCAACTACTCGGGAAGGCTCGAGATCGTGCGTGCGTGCCAACAACTCGCCCAGCAAAAGGCACCCATCACCGAAGCCTCCCTGGCCGCGCACCTCTGCACTGCCGACATGCCGGACCCGGACCTCATCATCCGCACCGGCGGAGAGCTGCGCCTGAGTAATTTTCTCCTCTTCCAAAGCGCCTATAGCGAGCTCTATTTCACGGACACTCCCTGGCCGGAGTTCACCCCCGAACACCTGCACCGCGCCCTGGAGGACTTCCGTCGCCGCCAACGCCGCTTTGGCGCAGCTGTGGAGGAGGCATGA
- the frr gene encoding ribosome recycling factor — MEKHLEECTTKMQKSIDNLVKEFSRLRTGRASTALVDHIKVEYYGTPTPLAQVASVSIPDSRTIAISPWDRNAFAAIEKAIMKSDLGLTPVNDGRTIRISIPPLTEERRKDLVKMAKKYTEEAKVAIRNVRRDINESLKKKKNAKEMSEDDFHKAQEDVQKITDDFIHKADAALAAKEKEIMEI; from the coding sequence ATGGAAAAGCACCTTGAAGAATGCACGACCAAGATGCAGAAAAGCATCGACAATCTGGTGAAGGAATTTTCCCGCTTGCGTACTGGGCGCGCCTCCACCGCATTGGTGGACCATATCAAGGTGGAGTACTACGGTACACCGACGCCGCTAGCCCAAGTAGCCTCGGTTTCCATTCCCGATAGCCGTACCATCGCCATCTCTCCCTGGGACCGCAATGCCTTTGCCGCCATCGAAAAGGCCATCATGAAGTCGGATCTCGGGCTGACCCCCGTGAACGATGGCCGCACCATCCGCATTTCCATCCCGCCGCTCACGGAAGAACGCCGCAAAGATTTGGTGAAAATGGCCAAGAAATATACCGAAGAGGCCAAGGTCGCCATCCGCAACGTGCGCCGGGATATCAACGAATCCCTCAAAAAGAAAAAGAACGCCAAAGAGATGAGCGAAGACGACTTCCATAAGGCCCAAGAGGACGTCCAAAAGATCACCGACGACTTCATCCACAAGGCGGATGCCGCCTTGGCGGCCAAAGAAAAAGAGATCATGGAAATCTAG
- the pyrH gene encoding UMP kinase — translation MSQLRFSRVMLKLSGEAFAGDQGFGIDPLTTQAICRELAEVATMGVQLSLVIGGGNIFRGVSVSSKGMDRASADYMGMLATVMNALAVQDAMEKLGVSTRVMTAITMKEVAEPYIRRRAIRHLEKGRVVICAAGTGIPYFTTDTAAVLRAMELKCDAIFKATRVDGVYDKDPEKHPDAVLYSTLTYLDVLQQGLKVMDSAAISLCMDNKLPIGVFNLFVPGNIKRLMLGERVGTLVQGE, via the coding sequence ATGTCGCAGTTGCGCTTCAGTCGCGTCATGCTCAAACTCAGTGGCGAAGCCTTTGCCGGTGACCAAGGCTTTGGCATCGACCCCCTCACCACCCAGGCCATCTGCCGGGAGCTGGCGGAAGTGGCCACCATGGGCGTGCAGCTGAGTCTCGTCATCGGCGGCGGCAATATCTTTCGCGGGGTCTCGGTCTCGTCCAAGGGCATGGACCGCGCCTCGGCGGACTACATGGGTATGCTCGCCACGGTGATGAACGCCCTGGCCGTGCAAGACGCCATGGAAAAACTCGGGGTCTCCACCCGAGTGATGACCGCCATTACCATGAAGGAAGTGGCCGAGCCCTACATCCGCCGCCGCGCCATCCGCCACCTGGAAAAAGGCCGCGTGGTCATCTGCGCCGCAGGCACCGGCATCCCCTATTTCACGACGGACACCGCCGCCGTCCTGCGCGCCATGGAGCTCAAGTGCGACGCCATCTTCAAGGCCACCCGCGTGGACGGAGTCTATGACAAGGACCCGGAAAAGCACCCCGATGCCGTGCTCTATTCCACCCTCACCTACCTGGACGTGCTCCAGCAAGGGCTCAAGGTCATGGACTCGGCGGCCATTTCTCTGTGCATGGACAACAAACTCCCCATCGGGGTCTTCAACCTCTTTGTCCCTGGCAATATCAAGCGCCTGATGTTGGGCGAACGTGTGGGAACTTTGGTTCAAGGAGAATAA
- the tsf gene encoding translation elongation factor Ts: MTISASTVKELRERTGAGMMDCKKALTECGGDMDKAIAWLREKGLSKAAKKAGRATAEGLVTIAMAADGKAAAMVELNCETDFVAKNEEFIAKATAIAEAVLASGATTPEALPAEITDLSGLIGKIGENMQLGRMAYVTVPGEGVIGSYIHSNHKLGVLVVLTGPATAEVAKDVAMQVAAANPLCVTPDQVPAEALEQERAIYLNQAKQEGKPEAIAEKIVEGRMRKYYQEVCLVEQPFIKDDKKTVKDILGKGVQVDRFVRIAVGA, encoded by the coding sequence ATGACCATTTCCGCTTCTACGGTAAAAGAACTGCGCGAGCGCACCGGCGCTGGCATGATGGATTGCAAAAAGGCCCTGACCGAGTGCGGGGGCGACATGGACAAGGCCATTGCCTGGCTGCGGGAAAAGGGCCTGTCCAAGGCGGCCAAAAAGGCAGGCCGGGCCACGGCCGAAGGCCTGGTGACCATCGCCATGGCCGCGGACGGCAAGGCTGCCGCCATGGTGGAGCTCAACTGCGAGACCGATTTCGTGGCCAAGAACGAGGAGTTCATCGCCAAGGCCACCGCCATCGCTGAAGCCGTGCTCGCCTCGGGCGCCACCACCCCGGAGGCGCTGCCTGCCGAGATCACCGACCTCTCCGGCCTGATCGGCAAGATCGGCGAAAACATGCAGCTCGGCCGCATGGCGTACGTCACTGTGCCGGGCGAGGGTGTGATCGGCAGCTACATCCACTCCAACCACAAGCTGGGCGTACTGGTGGTCCTCACTGGTCCAGCCACGGCGGAGGTGGCCAAGGACGTGGCCATGCAGGTGGCTGCGGCCAACCCGCTGTGCGTCACCCCTGACCAAGTCCCTGCCGAGGCCCTGGAGCAGGAGCGCGCCATCTACCTCAACCAGGCCAAACAGGAAGGCAAGCCCGAAGCCATCGCCGAGAAGATCGTGGAGGGGCGCATGCGCAAATACTACCAGGAAGTCTGCCTGGTGGAGCAGCCCTTCATCAAGGATGACAAAAAGACCGTCAAAGATATCCTCGGCAAAGGGGTCCAGGTGGACCGCTTCGTCCGCATCGCCGTGGGGGCCTAA
- a CDS encoding AsmA family protein, whose amino-acid sequence MQRWRIPLIILAALIALAWGGAHVLRQTLSQRLAAWMSQALMRPVTMAQASIRLLPLSIQVATLRVAGPTPQDPPVLEVADAHARLHLPALLSGRIVVREVRLNTPHIFVHRTATGGSNLPPRILPNPSSALSPPVHADVLQLPDITWQVEQLIVTNGQADLRDEAANRTVRLQDLQMHTGPIAPQAPTIMDLTCSWQAEEARGTLSLNGTVSPKPLRLAASLRTASITAPQGEVPSLHGRLDVTLQSAPSPETPPSTWIANVHGTSTLAAENIRLGTVIFPQADAELSATSGRIHCSRLTAALARGTIDLEGEMDTRNPNLAAQLRVQARDLDLAQLLAMLGVPDRMRGTAAGHATITAQGQTLDALKRTLTGEITFRLRDGAALGVPLGAALRTAAPLLVPPTLPDRLDVAFTELTAQGPVGGGAYIADIAGHGPWFTVAGAGKVHLPPNRLSADLRVSATAQAVRELGPLAAIAQTTPIPLQLRGPIDDPEVRVDLRLLLRQTPPKTMEQILQKPEELLRGFLP is encoded by the coding sequence ATGCAGCGTTGGCGCATCCCTCTCATCATCCTTGCGGCCCTCATCGCCCTGGCCTGGGGCGGCGCGCACGTGCTGCGCCAAACCCTCTCCCAACGTCTCGCCGCCTGGATGAGCCAGGCCCTGATGCGGCCCGTGACCATGGCGCAAGCCTCCATCCGCCTGCTGCCCCTCAGCATCCAGGTCGCTACACTTCGTGTCGCCGGACCGACACCGCAAGACCCGCCAGTGCTCGAAGTCGCCGATGCCCACGCCCGCCTCCACCTGCCCGCACTCCTCTCCGGCCGCATCGTGGTCCGCGAAGTACGCCTGAACACCCCGCACATCTTCGTACACCGCACCGCAACAGGGGGCTCCAACCTTCCGCCACGCATCCTCCCGAATCCTTCCAGCGCGCTCTCGCCGCCGGTCCACGCCGACGTCCTGCAACTTCCCGACATCACGTGGCAGGTGGAGCAACTTATCGTGACCAACGGCCAGGCGGACTTGCGTGACGAGGCTGCCAACCGCACCGTCCGCCTCCAGGACCTCCAGATGCACACCGGTCCCATCGCCCCGCAAGCCCCCACGATCATGGACCTTACCTGCTCCTGGCAGGCCGAGGAGGCACGCGGCACGCTCAGTCTCAACGGCACGGTGTCCCCAAAGCCGCTCCGGCTTGCCGCATCCCTGCGCACCGCATCCATCACCGCACCGCAGGGGGAAGTCCCGTCCCTGCACGGCCGTCTCGACGTAACGCTCCAGTCTGCACCCAGTCCCGAAACACCGCCCAGCACATGGATCGCCAATGTCCACGGCACCAGCACGCTTGCAGCCGAAAACATCCGCCTGGGCACCGTAATCTTTCCGCAGGCCGACGCAGAACTCTCCGCCACCAGCGGACGCATCCACTGCTCCCGCCTCACCGCCGCGCTCGCCCGAGGCACCATCGATCTCGAGGGGGAGATGGACACCCGCAACCCGAATCTCGCCGCGCAATTGCGCGTCCAGGCCCGTGACCTGGACCTCGCCCAGCTCCTCGCCATGCTGGGGGTTCCAGATCGCATGCGCGGCACCGCCGCCGGACACGCCACCATCACGGCCCAAGGACAAACCCTCGATGCCCTCAAGAGGACGCTCACCGGAGAAATCACCTTTCGTTTGCGCGACGGCGCTGCCCTCGGCGTCCCCCTCGGTGCGGCACTGCGCACCGCTGCGCCGCTTTTGGTCCCGCCCACGCTTCCCGACCGACTCGATGTGGCCTTTACCGAGCTGACAGCCCAAGGCCCGGTGGGCGGCGGCGCATACATTGCGGACATCGCCGGCCACGGTCCCTGGTTCACCGTAGCGGGGGCAGGGAAAGTGCACCTCCCGCCAAACCGCCTCAGTGCGGATCTGCGTGTCAGTGCCACGGCGCAGGCAGTCCGGGAGCTCGGCCCCCTGGCGGCCATCGCCCAAACCACTCCGATCCCGCTGCAGCTACGCGGCCCCATAGACGACCCAGAAGTGCGCGTGGATCTCCGCCTCTTGCTGCGCCAAACACCTCCCAAGACCATGGAGCAGATCCTCCAAAAACCCGAAGAGCTCCTCCGCGGCTTTCTCCCGTAA
- a CDS encoding bifunctional riboflavin kinase/FAD synthetase, with protein sequence MIHVHEPIQIPGIHAGSCVTIGNFDGVHVGHQTLILRTRDAARAMGIPSVVVTFDPHPLRFFTGKPHPPFITTPPQKARCIAALGVDALLTLTFDAALAAMTPERFVEEVLVHGLGVRQLFIGYDYAFGKGRTGNFSLLAQLGGRFGFAVEQLPPVLVDGVVVSSTRIRDLLLAGDVWAARALLGRFHCVEGTVVPGHRRGGAVLGFPTANLLLTDELFPKTGVYCAWAEWEGIKHPAVLNIGFNPTFGGDVLSVEAHVLDFSGDLYGRHLTLHLVQRLRGERKFAGVEELREQIARDVALARSVLSLPEAKA encoded by the coding sequence ATGATTCATGTCCATGAACCGATCCAGATCCCTGGAATCCATGCTGGATCGTGTGTGACCATCGGCAATTTCGACGGCGTCCATGTGGGGCATCAGACGTTGATTCTGCGCACCCGGGACGCTGCCCGGGCCATGGGCATTCCTTCGGTGGTGGTGACCTTTGATCCCCATCCCCTGCGATTTTTCACCGGCAAGCCGCACCCGCCCTTCATCACCACGCCGCCGCAAAAAGCGCGCTGCATCGCAGCCCTGGGCGTGGACGCCCTGCTTACCCTGACTTTTGACGCGGCCTTGGCCGCCATGACTCCGGAGCGTTTCGTGGAAGAGGTCTTGGTGCACGGCCTTGGGGTGCGGCAGCTTTTCATTGGCTACGACTATGCCTTCGGCAAAGGCCGTACAGGGAATTTTTCGCTGCTCGCGCAGCTGGGCGGCCGCTTCGGCTTTGCCGTGGAGCAACTGCCGCCGGTGCTGGTGGACGGGGTGGTGGTGAGTTCCACGCGCATCCGTGATCTGCTCTTGGCTGGCGATGTGTGGGCGGCGCGTGCCCTGTTGGGACGGTTTCACTGCGTGGAAGGCACGGTGGTCCCGGGACACCGGCGGGGCGGGGCGGTGCTCGGCTTTCCCACGGCCAATCTGCTCCTTACCGACGAACTCTTTCCCAAGACCGGCGTGTACTGTGCGTGGGCCGAGTGGGAAGGGATCAAGCATCCGGCGGTGCTCAATATCGGTTTCAATCCGACCTTTGGCGGGGACGTGCTGTCTGTGGAGGCCCATGTGCTGGACTTTTCCGGAGATCTGTATGGCCGCCATCTCACCTTGCACCTCGTGCAGCGCCTGCGCGGAGAGCGCAAATTTGCCGGCGTGGAGGAACTGCGGGAGCAGATTGCCCGGGACGTGGCCCTGGCCCGCAGCGTACTTTCCCTGCCCGAGGCCAAGGCATGA